The Longimicrobium sp. genome includes a region encoding these proteins:
- a CDS encoding AAA family ATPase: protein MSFTKVKKERTRQDHVVRPDAVPVYLSLLRLQNIRCFGPSQVLDLTDGAGRPARWTVILGDNGVGKTTLLQCLAKSTVVPVLQAYSQQDAEAGEAPNSETRWRAALSADPEFQESLLRDREFDLINHVTSTMEKGKLDQFFERVGRGELSGEEGSFVRFVWNYGATLTQRKKRQECSYSTLFSRLINIEHRTSENALQNYVCYAYGATRRMSSTRMADPQETGAVSSLFSEDASLVNAEEWLLQADYAALVDSPDRAYAERRRDTVKDVLIELLPDVSDIRFSRPTGGKWSPRVEVQTPYNWVHLQSLSLGYRTLIAWVVDLAYRMFERHPGSENPLAEPAVVLVDEIDLHLHPKWQRSLVSYLTKRFPNTQFVVTAHSPLVVQAALEANIVLLRREGDHVVIENETTAIRNWRVDQILTSDLFGLASARPPRVERLLTKRTTLLSKSHLSRADQDRLRALDAQIGDLPVGETPDDIEAMDIIREAAAAIRGP, encoded by the coding sequence GTGAGCTTCACCAAAGTGAAAAAGGAGAGAACCCGTCAAGACCACGTGGTGCGACCTGATGCAGTGCCAGTATATTTGTCCTTATTGCGCCTCCAGAACATCCGCTGCTTCGGTCCTAGCCAAGTGCTAGATCTGACGGATGGCGCAGGGAGGCCGGCGCGTTGGACGGTGATCCTCGGCGACAACGGTGTGGGGAAGACAACCCTTCTTCAGTGTCTCGCAAAGTCGACTGTAGTTCCTGTGTTGCAGGCCTACTCGCAACAAGATGCCGAAGCTGGTGAAGCACCGAATTCTGAAACTCGTTGGCGTGCGGCGTTGTCCGCCGACCCCGAGTTTCAGGAAAGCTTGCTGCGCGATCGAGAGTTCGACCTGATCAACCATGTCACGAGTACAATGGAGAAGGGCAAGCTAGATCAGTTTTTCGAGAGGGTCGGGCGTGGTGAGCTCTCGGGCGAGGAGGGATCCTTTGTCCGTTTTGTGTGGAACTACGGAGCCACTCTCACGCAGAGGAAAAAACGCCAGGAGTGTTCGTATTCGACTTTGTTTTCACGACTTATCAACATCGAGCACCGCACCAGCGAGAATGCTCTGCAGAATTATGTATGCTACGCGTACGGGGCGACGCGGCGTATGTCGTCTACGAGGATGGCAGATCCGCAGGAAACCGGCGCTGTTTCATCGCTTTTTTCGGAGGACGCTTCTCTCGTCAATGCGGAGGAGTGGTTGCTGCAAGCCGACTACGCTGCACTCGTCGACTCACCGGATCGTGCGTATGCAGAACGGCGGCGTGACACCGTCAAAGATGTCTTGATAGAGCTCCTCCCGGATGTCAGTGACATTCGGTTTTCGCGTCCAACCGGAGGTAAATGGTCACCGCGCGTGGAAGTGCAGACTCCTTATAATTGGGTGCATCTCCAGAGTCTTAGCCTTGGCTACCGCACTCTGATTGCCTGGGTTGTTGACCTCGCATATCGCATGTTCGAGCGTCACCCGGGGAGTGAGAACCCGCTGGCCGAACCCGCGGTCGTGCTCGTCGACGAGATTGACCTTCACCTGCACCCGAAGTGGCAGAGATCTCTTGTCTCGTATTTGACGAAGCGTTTCCCGAATACACAGTTCGTCGTAACAGCCCACAGCCCGCTCGTGGTACAGGCCGCTTTGGAGGCTAACATCGTGCTGTTACGGCGAGAGGGCGACCACGTCGTAATAGAGAATGAAACCACCGCGATCCGCAACTGGCGTGTCGATCAGATCCTGACCAGCGACTTGTTTGGCCTTGCGAGCGCCCGTCCTCCACGTGTGGAGCGACTACTCACAAAACGCACTACGCTGCTGTCGAAATCGCACCTCAGCCGAGCGGATCAGGACCGCCTAAGAGCACTCGACGCGCAGATTGGTGATCTTCCTGTGGGTGAGACACCCGACGATATCGAAGCGATGGACATCATCCGAGAGGCGGCTGCAGCGATTCGGGGACCGTGA
- a CDS encoding YihY/virulence factor BrkB family protein: MAATKEEAAGALGFMKQTFKEFGDDECAMRAASLSYYIVFALAPLLLLIILVASVFVDAETVRRTIQEQFAGMIGQDTADQVSAMIGAADEKQGKGLSSVLSTAALIFGATGAFMQLQSALNRAWEVEPDPKAGGIKNFIFKRVLSLGMIMGIAFMLLVSLALSAFISAAGSALGSMLGGLGTIVQAVLDLGLSLVVVTLLFAAMFKFLPDGKIAWKDVWVGAFFTAALFTVGKFGIGLYLGRSDPGQGFGAAASLAVLLVWVYYSSMILLFGAEFTQTWAVRKGSGIEPKEGARRMADETGGEEDQRQPSQRGKGGGKRSHSAGKQTSSPAPAGNAGHRKKRKTPLLDARRREIAEKEARGEE; encoded by the coding sequence ATGGCAGCCACGAAGGAAGAAGCCGCTGGAGCGCTCGGCTTCATGAAGCAGACGTTCAAGGAGTTCGGCGACGACGAGTGCGCCATGCGCGCGGCGTCGCTCTCGTACTACATCGTCTTCGCGCTGGCGCCGCTCCTTCTCCTCATCATCCTGGTGGCGAGCGTCTTCGTGGACGCGGAGACCGTCCGCCGCACCATCCAGGAGCAGTTCGCGGGGATGATCGGGCAGGACACCGCCGACCAGGTGTCGGCCATGATCGGCGCGGCGGACGAGAAGCAGGGGAAGGGGCTGTCGTCGGTGCTCAGCACGGCCGCGCTGATCTTCGGCGCGACGGGGGCGTTCATGCAGCTGCAGAGCGCCCTCAACCGCGCCTGGGAGGTGGAGCCGGACCCCAAGGCGGGCGGAATCAAGAACTTCATCTTCAAGCGCGTGCTGTCGCTGGGGATGATCATGGGGATCGCGTTCATGCTGCTGGTGTCGCTGGCGCTGAGCGCGTTCATCTCGGCGGCGGGGAGCGCGCTGGGGAGCATGCTGGGCGGGCTGGGGACGATCGTGCAGGCGGTGCTGGACCTTGGCCTCTCGCTGGTGGTGGTGACGCTGCTCTTCGCCGCCATGTTCAAGTTCCTGCCGGACGGCAAGATCGCGTGGAAGGACGTGTGGGTGGGCGCGTTCTTCACGGCGGCGCTCTTCACGGTCGGCAAGTTCGGGATCGGGCTATACCTGGGGCGCAGCGACCCCGGCCAGGGCTTCGGCGCCGCGGCGTCGCTGGCCGTGCTCCTGGTGTGGGTCTACTACTCGTCGATGATCCTCCTCTTCGGCGCCGAGTTCACGCAGACGTGGGCGGTGCGCAAGGGAAGCGGGATCGAGCCCAAGGAAGGCGCGCGCCGCATGGCGGACGAGACGGGCGGCGAGGAGGACCAGCGCCAGCCGTCGCAGCGCGGCAAGGGCGGCGGCAAGCGCTCGCATTCGGCCGGCAAGCAAACGTCGTCTCCGGCTCCGGCCGGCAACGCGGGGCACAGGAAGAAGCGGAAGACGCCGCTGCTCGACGCGCGCCGCCGCGAGATCGCCGAAAAAGAGGCGCGCGGCGAGGAGTAG